CTTATGGTGTCCGGAATGGCATGTCGCCAAGATCGGTCCAAAAAGCGGCCTCGGACGCTGGCATGGCTATCGATGCCCAGTTGATCGCACACAAGTTGCCGGAAAAAGAAGTGACGAGGGAAGAAAAAAGTGGTACTGTAGCTCCTGGCCTGGAGACAGCTTGTACTTGGGAATTTGTGGGAGACAACTCATGTGGGACGTGGGAAGGAAGTGATCAGCGGATAGAAGCTGGGGATGATCAGGCTTTCAGCATTTCCGTTGAAGATTATCTTTAATGTTagctttaattttattagtCATGTGGCGTTAATGTCCGACGCACGTGTACATAAATCTCTATGTAATGGGCACGAATTATGATAAGTTCTGGGCTTGCCCTCGAAAGCAGCGCAAGCTAATTTTGTTGggcatatatattgtttttgtgTGGCTTTCATTGAGTTCAATTCCGTTGAGGTTCAGCAATACTAATTCGAGTACTGTTCTCGTACCAtattataactattattttcttaaaccaAGTTTTTCATCTCAGAAAGATTTCACAATAGCTTGATTATTAATTTCCCGGTGAAATAGAAGCCGTGTGGAGAACAGTGACTGGACTTTTGAACTTTGAAGTGATGCTCTAGGCTTGATTGGTCCACCTCATCCACTGACCTTTCAAAATTAAGCTGTGGTTTGGATCTGATAATTGTTTTGACTTTGACAAAGCAATTAGTATTGTAATAGATCCCCCCAACAAACATCATGTCAACTTTGAGATATTTTTTCCCCCACCTTGCAACTTGCTGCTGATTCACTGCAGCAATCCTACGTAGCATAATTGTTTCAGTAATGGTGCGTTTTCAAGTTTTCCCACTGTTTCATTGCAGCAATCGTAGACTGTTCAGAATTTATTATACTGTTCGATATGAGAGAAATAATTTACAACCATGTGAAGCAATTGATGTATTTGATCACTATCGTCAACGGGGGCCAAAGCTAGATAGCTGACATTTATTGTTTATCTCACACGGTATAGAAATATGTCTCTGCCACAAGTTATGCAGCATGCCATCCACAACTCAAATTAAACTCACCAGATATTTGGTCTAATAGATGCTGCTGGCTACATGGAGAGAgcgttttaatttttaattcttccCATTTTGATCTAATAGAGGCACGAGTGTTGTTCTCGCTCCATGCGTTTCAAGAAGAAGGCGGAGTGTCCAATTCAGAACATTTGGTGCAAAAAACCTGAAAAGTAGGCATATATCATACCAGCTTGGACACTTACATATGCATCTCCTCGGCAAGCCCCAGATACGATCAGTCTTGCATATTCCTCCATGTATTCCCtcattcatataaatatgcgaGGTATCTATGATCTATCAGATGTCTCATAGGCAGTACTGCATGTAATAACTAACCTCAGAGGTTATTATCAAGCAGCTGGATATCATTAATGGACTATCTTTTTTCCCCTGGAAATATAAGGGCTTActtctctttcttccttccATTGCATATCTGCACATCCTCTAGCATGAACTTGCCTCCAGTCATTTCACTACCAATCCGACCATGTGTTGCAATGGTTATTCCAACATCATCTTTCACTTCAAATCTCAGTGTGTCGTAGAAGTTTACAAGCGCAGCCTTAGTCGCCTAGTGattcaataaaacaaaaggATCAAAACCAATAAATTTACTCCGGATTAGTTAAGGACAACCTTCGTGTGTGTTCGTGTGTATGTATGAGATATTGATTGACTGCgacaaaaaattacaaaaaatcacATTATTCTTACTCGTCTGCTGAATATTGCACATACAATGATGTCTATCCTAGGATAGGATCAAGCAATGCCAGGgagattttattcaaattttacccTCTGTAGAATCTGCACGGCACAATTTTGACATGCTTAGACTGTTTAGTTGGTCCATGATTTTGTGTGGTCATACTACTTTTTTGTTGCCAGGACTCTAATATGGAAGTTCACTTTGAATGCTATATAAACTAAAACTATCCAATTAATTATTGTactcaagaaaacaaaaggatcCTTCTAGAAAAAATACAACTAGCCATTGTTTCAGTCATTTCTACTCACTGCATATAAACTCATTCTTGGCAGGGTTAACCAGGTCTCCACCGCTGCATTAACAACGATTCGACCATTGCTCAGATGTAGGTAAGGTAAAGAAGCATATGTTGGATATACATTTCCCCAAAAATTTATGTCCGGTAAAAAAAATGGTCCAAGATCAGAAAACAGAATGCACTTTGCATCAACAAGCTACTCATGCAACTTGTAATCCTTTCCAACGAATGAGGAAACACAGACGTATCTATCACTTCCTCAAAGTAGAATGCATGTTCCATACTTGCCGTATTTACAAGATGATCAACTGCAGAATTGgagataaaaatgataattattagAACCAAGTGGCGTCTATACAACACAAGTTTAGTTCATCTATCTGGTACTTCATcttataaacattataatattGTAAATAGCAGGAATAAGGTCGGTCAGAATTTGTGGCTGTTAAGCCTGTTAACCAGAAGGGTTGGATGTTCAAGCTCTCttacaattttttctttaatttttaagcaTTTACATCAAACCACGATACATGAAAGTTTACCCAGCATGCACGAAGGTAAcaaataatacaattaattgCTATTATCTGCAGTAATGCAGTGTGCTCTAGTTGGTGCTGCATATACAAACTTGTTTGGAGGATTCGAGTAGCTCTAATTGCTAAATGCAATCTGTCAACCGAATCCAAGAGTACTGTGGGTGAGACATACGACGGCCATAGgagtttattgtttcattaacgAATCTCCTGCAATCATCTTCCTCGACTACATTAGCAGCTATAAATGTGACATGCTTTGCCCCCATTAACCTTGCGTTCTCACTGACCACTCGAAGCCTCTGCTCTCTCCTTGCCACCAAAACAAGATTTGTTCTCCTCTTCGCGTATTCGTATGCAATTTGCTGCACCCACAGATCGCCATAATAATATGACCCTGATTTAAACTGCCCAAAATATAATTtccttgaaaaaagaaaatacaattgATCTTAATTGTTAGGAGTTCGTCAAACGTACCCAGCGTTTATATGGACATGACGTTGCAACCTTAAATATATGAGTAAGCAATGCGATTGCAAACTTTAAGTTAATTCAAATCAACCTATCTCAACCTATATTAGCTTTTGAAAAGAAACGGTTCTAGATATCAAATTTTGGCAAACTAAAGTGTATAATGTGGCTGAATTAACAAGGAAAATGACTTGAGCAAGTTAAAATTGCAGCAGCTCGACATATAACTGCCCCTAGTCCAaatttcatcataaaataaaaaaggagcaACTCTTCCAAGGACAAGATATCACGGTTTACGTTACAAATCTGAGCATTTGCCTCACAGGCAGGAGAAGCAAAGTGCCATTGCTATGATCATCTCTGTTATTGGGAACTCGAACCAGTTTTTCTCTTGTGAAGTGTAATGGGGTAGTTAGTACTGGAGGGTCTTAAGTTTGAATCCTTTCAAGAATTGTTCTTATTACAACAAAACTAGGAACATGAACACTTCGGTGCAAAACGTAACAAGGAACATAGTCCGGTCCTTTTTGTATATCCAATGACCCATCTTAGTCAGTCAAGTAGGCTTATCCAGTAAATGCTCACTTATTTCAATGAATTTGTTTGTGCAATCTCCCAATACAAATTTTAACCAACTTTGCCATTCAACTATCGTCTCAAGGAATAtgcaaaagaatgaaaaaagggAGACTGACTGACTAACCTCCCCTACTCCAGAAGAAGCTCCAGTGATTATAACGATTTATCTTCCATATTTTCACAGTAGAAGGAGCTGTAAAGCCACTCACAAGTATTGAGGAAACACAGGGGTCGGCCATGCGAAGGCTAGGATCACCAAGCTTGCCGAAGGCACCACCCAATTCAAGATAGTGTTAAAGAAATCCATCCCCGCAAAAACCTTCGAGCGAAAAAAATAAGCAGAGAAAGAGATTTCAACACCATGAATACATGCATGAGGGCTGCGATCACACGTGTTGGTAGCAAGCTTATGTTGCAACGAGTGGAAGAATTTTCTTGGATTTTCCTGCATCGTGCATGAGTTGTGCACTGCTGAATTCTGAAGCTGTTTTATCGAATGTAACACCAAATTATGAGCACCTGTCCCTCTGAGTAGTGACTCGTTTTCTTAATCCATTCACccggaaaagaaattaaaagaaactTGTCTGCTTACTGAAGTTCAATTCAAGGTCTCGAATTCCgaccaaagaaaaagaatgcaAGAATATAAAAGACCTACTCAATCGAGAAGGGAAACGAATAATATTCCAAAATCAAATGCTATATGAGCATAGAAATgtgcatatatatttatttgaataatcCGATTCGAATGAATTCATGACAAAAATCCCATATTGGCTAAGAACGGTTTGCTTaattgctaattttttttttccttaattactTAGCTTTTAATTCAAACAAAGTTGGTGTATTTATTATATCCATCAACTGTCAAATTATTTAAGTTTGTACATTCGGAATGTGAATACGATTAGAGTTGGTATTATCTTTTTTATTccataaattttcttaaaattttaaatgtttttatagcaaaaggaaaaaggaaaagaaaaaaaaaaagaatattaaattACGAGTGCTTAATCGATCCAATCACTAGTCAAAAAGGCTTTAGAGTAAAAAGCTTGAAGATGGGGCACATCTTATGTTAGGATGCgtagaattttttataagaagtttCAAATCTTATTGGGAttgaaacaagaaaattaaaataataagagaAATGCCAAGTGAGGTGGGCCTTGATGGTAGCCCAAGGGAGCACTgcactgcatatatatatatatatatataaactgcggCGCACGTCTGCATATTCTGGCAACGCAGTGAGACTCCGAGGGACGGAGGCTCGTCTCTCTCACTGTCTATGCCTCTCCAAGaatccatttcttttcctttccctgtAAATAGATATATGCAAATTCTggcacacagagagagagagagagagagagagctgggtCAGCCAAACAAACTCCAAGCTGTCAAGTCCCAAAAACGTTCGGTGTTTCGCATTTCTAGGCTGAATACCTCCcgcaaacctctctctctctctctctcgccacaTTGCAAATCAGACAATCTCCAATACTTTctctttttcagttttttttggattttccaTTAATGTCCTCTGCTTCGTTCCATCTCTAATCTCAAcctaaacaaaaggaaaaagaaattaattttgattcttttgattgattcttcaactgaaacaaagcagAAAAGGCCTGCCAACCGGAAACTCGTGCGCATCAAgaacatttatttttctttttcaggttTTCGTGTTTTACAATTCTTTGGTTCATTGATTTCCTCTTTACCTCTACTTTCATTAAAGACAGAAACTTTGCAATTCGGGTTGCTAAGCTAGGAGCATTTACAGTCCGAATAGACTTACGGAACTTGTGCCGTAATTTCCTCCTCTCTTAAGTTTCTGGCGAGGCTAATCAGAATGCAGAGCAATCAGAAGTAGGTCGAATTTAGATTATGCAAAAAGAATCAGAATTCTGGTTCTTTGACCAATATGATTGATTTCTTGGCGGAGTTATGGAGTACCCAGATTGAGAACTTGAGGATATATGATCAGCTGAAACGGGAATCTCTGTCTTTCCCAGGAAAGTTGCTGGTTTTGCCATCTGGTTGATGCTTACAACTTTGCAAAGGGGTTATTGTACATATCTAGAACATTTGGGGGTGAGAATATGGGCTGCATTTGCTCTAAAAGAGCCTCAGCTAAGGAAAAAGTTGATgaatatgagagagagaaagagcttAACAAGTCTTCTGCACAATTAGTGCCTACCGCTTCCTCAAAGAGAGTGGGTGGAGGGCTTGATGGCTCATTGCGTCCACGCCCTCCGGTATCTGGGACAACCTCACAAGCGAGTTTGGGGTCTCTCATTGCATCAAACAATgaagtgaagaaaatgatggttaTGGATGGACCGAGCGATGGTCATCATCAGAGAAGCGCGACGACGGATATGGGATCGAGTGGAGGTAATCCGGAGATGTCTAGGATTGTTAGCATGTCCCATGGTGTTAGAGGGGAGAAAGTTACAGCAGGATGGCCGTCTTGGTTAACATCCGTGGCAGGAGATGCCATCAAAGGGTTGGTGCCCCGACGGGCAGAGTCGTTTGAGAAGTTAGACAAAGTTAGTTctaattttatgttttctttttatttctcctATTTAGTGCAACATATGTCTTCTTTGATATGTTGCTGATATATGATTGTTTCTTTTGTAGAGATAAGATCTCTAGTTTGCTAGTGGTCTTCAGTGGCTGGTTTTTTGAGATAGATTTCCtctcattcaaaataatacGTAGGTTGTACAATGTGCTCCCCAACTGCCAGAAGCTTAAAAACAATATTGTGTTTCAACTCAGGCCGTCTAGGTGGATGAAAAATGGGTCAAATAACATAATCTTGGTAGTCAAATCGTGATGGAGGGTGTATattgcaactttttttttttttttttgaaagatacAATGTGCCACTTTGGGTAGTTTGGGGGAAATTGGGGTGCTAAGTGTAAAAACACTTGTTAGTTTGAGGGTGAGAAATGCATTTGTCCCATGAAATCCTATACAGTTATCATATattgatatcattttctttgaagtGCATACTATTTTGAGGAATAATATCTGTTGAAGTGTAATACTCATGAAAGTAAAACATATTAGTAGAACAGGACAAGCTTATATACGTAATTGATAATAAAATGATTGGCATCACATATTAAAATATCACATTCACAATTTGTACATGCTCAGGGGTTAACGAATCTTTCAGATTTATgttaaaattatgtaaaaattttgatttatagTTACATGCTCGTTCAGTCTCTTACAGCTTAATCTTCAATTGGGATGCTATTAATGCAGATTGGACAAGGAACTTACAGCAGTGTTTATAAGGCTCGTGACCTTGAAACTGGCAAAATTGTCGCATTGAAGAAAGTTCGATTTCTCAACATGGATCCAGAAAGTGTCCGTTTCATGGCTAGGGAAATCCATATTCTGCGTAAACTTGACCATCCGAATGTTATGAAGCTCGAGGGTTTAGTTACCTCAAGGATGTCAAGCAGCTTGTACCTTGTCTTTGAGTACATGGAACATGACCTTGCTGGGCTTGTTGCAACACATAGCATCAAGTTTACGGCACCACAGGTACCTTTGATTCTTGCTTTTGCTTTTAAAAACACTCTGTGATTTGTCCACACATTGTGTTTAGGGCCAAAAAGGAAAAGTACTGATGGACCTTCCAGATTTATCTTTGGCCTCTAAAATTGTAAGCCATTTAATTGTATACTTTTCACTGTCCATTAAAGGGTTTCCCAATCTCTTCTTGAACAATCAAACGTGTAAGAATCTACAGCGATATATGGTGGTTTTGGTGTATTTATTTTGCCTCAGGCATTGtgtcctcttcttaaaaaattttaaaaaaattgcctcAGGCATTGTTTCACTATTAAAACATATGTAGTCGTCTGCGTTGtcctttttcttgttatttgaTATGTTCTCTGTACCATTCATGGGCTAAGATTATTTGTGGCTGCCAAAAGAAACAAACGCATCCACTTTTTCAAACAACACCACAAGTTTAATTGTTTAGGACTTTGGCATTTCCTTTGTGGCCCTACTTTGGTGCAGTAATTTTCGTGGTTGGAAAAAAACTGAcagtaaattttctttttgtttattccATTAAAGTCACACACTTCTTTGCTTGCATTGATGCTAGTCTAAAATGGATATATAATTATCTGTTGCCTTCTCAGATTAAATGTTATATACAACAATTGCTTTGTGGCCTTGAGCACTGCCATAGTCGTGGTGTCCTCCACCGAGACATCAAGGGTTCAAATCTTCTGATTGACAACAATGGAGTTCTTAAGATTGGAGACTTTGGTTTGGCCACCTTTTATGAGCCTGATCAAAAGCAGCCATTGACTAGTCGTGTTGTAACTCTGTGGTATAGAGCACCTGAGCTTTTACTTGGTGCCACGGAATATGGAGCTGCTATTGATTTGTGGAGCGCTGGTTGTATTCTTGCGGAACTGTTTGCTGGGAAGCATATCATGCCCGGGAGAACGGAGGTAATCTCCTCTGCGTTGAGTTATTTGGGTCTTAGACATACATCTGAGGGTTTAAGGAACATTGCCCTTTCACATGTAATACCGAACTTTAAATGCACATGCCTGCCAATCAACATTGATAACTAAGAGCTGCTCTAGGTATATAGAACTCATGCTAATAAAACAATTATCATCTCTagctttaattattattatttttttatcatctgtacctttaattatttttaactaaaaccATCCAACTTGTATCAGGTGGAACAAGTGCACAAGATTTTTAAGCTTTGTGGGTCGCCCTCTGAGGTCTACTGGCAGAGATCAAGATGGGCTCATGCATCTAGTTTCAAACCTCAACGCCAATACAAGCGCTGTGTTGCTGAGACATTCAAAGACTTACCTTCTTCAGCTTTGTCTCTTGTTGATAAACTTCTTTCAGTAGAACCAGAGAATAGAGGATCAGCTGCATCTGCACTTGAAAGCGATGTAACTTTGAGTTCCCATTAATTCATAGACCTTATCCCGAACTTGGGATACTTTACTAaccttatttatgattttattgcaATTATTGGGCATTTTTGTATAATGTCGACTTTTCCATTTCAGTTCTTCACAACAGAGCCCCTACCTTGTGACCCATCAAGTTTACCAAAATATCCTCCAAGCAAGGAGTTCGATGCCAAGCTTCGAGGCCAGGAAGAAAAACGGTATACTATTGTGGctactatctctctctctctctctctctctctctctctctctctctctctctctctcatacagaAGCAGAAACTAAATTGTTTGATTAGTTGATCCATGAATAGCTCAAGCCGTGTTTAATGTTTTTACTTCACTTACTCATCAAAAGAGACGAATATACTCTCCAAAATGTTAATAAGGTAGGAGTGGCTTGTTAAATATCTACTCCATCACAATGTAGGCTGCATCTCCTGGCTAGGCTACCCTAAAATGTTAAAGAACCTTTTCATTCTTGTAGTCACATTCATTTGTGCATTGTGACGTACACTTTTACTTTCTAATGCCAAGGTGAGGGCCTTGTTGGAATGATATAAAGTGAGAAATTGGAGTCAGATacactattttgtatttttcttttttggtaaaaTATCCATTAAAAGCGCTACTttcataaatttgagattttgtaaaatagaaaattcttATGGGACAGAGTAGCAGAAGACGCTATCATAGATTGAACTTCCAAGCAATGCTGCCATGCTGGTGATGATTTATTTCTTATACTTTCTAGCATTATGTTTccctaatttgtttttaatgattttttttttttttggcccccTGTTTTTTAGTAGGTTCTCTTCACGTGTCATGATTTTGTGTTTGATGGACCATACACATTTTAGAAATGTGAGATTAAGGTCAAATTTGCTATCTCATGTGCACCTGAATTACAAGAACAGCAATGAACTGGCTCTTGGGTGAATTTGTCAGTGTCTCAAATAGATATATATCTGAAACTTTAAACATTCTTGTGTAGCGCATTTCAAACCGTGTTGCCACTTGCAAATGAAAATgccaaaggaaaaagaaatattttaaaacttgtaCAGGAACTTATTATTAAAGCTGCTTGGCACATGGCTTTGGCTTGGAGATATTATTTGCATGGAAGACTTAATTCCAACATTTTACAAAGCTTGATCTATGAAGTCATTTTTCGTAGTATTGTTTTTAGAATTTCAGAAGGTTTGTGTTCAATATTTATTTGGACTTCACAATAAGTGCACTTCTCTTTTAATACAGGCGAAAAGCTGAAACAGTAAAAGGTCGCGGTTCTGAATATGTTAGAAGGGGCTTTGGAGATACCAAGGTAGTGCCAACACCAGAATTCAATGCCCAGGTAGATATTTCTTTTAAGGTACTTTTAAGGCATGAAGGACTCCTATTTATTATccttttacttttcatttatgCCTTTACTCATACGGCAAACAAACATGGCAGGGACAGTCAAATTCCAAAACCTCGAGTCACAAGTATGATCCCCTGGAGGATGGTGGGTCTGGTTTCCGGATGGAGCCACCTGGAGGAGCAAGCCAGAGTGGCTACTCTCATTCTAATTCAATGGTACATCCTAAAGCAGTAGGAGCATCATGGAATAAGACAGCAGCACCTGCAAGAAACAATGGTGACTCAAAGATGAAGAAATCTCACATGCTCCAGGCAGCTCCAGTCCCATCCAACACTCCTCTAAACAAGGATGAAAGGATGTCTGGAAAAGAAATGGTAAATAATCAACTAACTCTTCAGCTCACATCCCCTACTTTAAGTTTACttgtttaaaatttgaaagaacaTGCACAAGGGTAGATACAGTTTGAGAATAATGCACAAATTCTTCAGACGgttaaataaaatgtgaagGGCTAAATACGGCTGTCAATATGTTTTAAAATCACTATGTTTATATCTCCTTCATGAAGCTCAGGAAACTGGTGAATGAAAAACTATACTTCGAAAACGTGATATAAAGTCTAGAAGTTATACTCTCTCTATTCCCATTATCTTTCTTCTGTTTGGACTCTCCTCTAAGTTAGTGAAACCAAGAtttcatattaatctatatCCATACAAAAATTTATCTTTTGCATACGTCCATTAGCTGAAAATTTTCCATGGTGAAGACCTACTGACTCCCTCATTTGATTGCAGGGATATGTACCAAAGAAGAACAGAATCCACTACTCTGGACTATTGATGCCGGCTGGGGGAAACATTGATGACATGCTCAGAGAGCACGAGAGACAAATCCAACAGGCAGTACGTAAAGCACGCCTTGACAAGACAAAGgaccaataataataatgataagaataataataatcataaacTAGGATAATTACCATTAAAAAGCCCGCCACGTCTTTGGGGGAAGGGAAGCCTGGATACTCTTCTTCTAGCCTTCGTCAATTTTTGCGACAAAGTAGTTGCTGCTATTAGGATGTAAGCCCGCATTAGGCTTGTTAATGGATGGATCACCAATGGCTGCAGATATTAGTGAATGTCAATGTCATGGAGGGTGTCGGTCTCAGCGGACATAATCCTGTTTGATTCATGTTATATCAAATTCTTGGCCTGCCCGCAGCTCCTGCTTCATTAACAATGCTTGCATTCCTTCACATGCTCCTACAAAGATGTGTTGGAATTGTTGTAAGTTTGTTATCAAGTAAAAGATGCATATTTTCCTGAATTCAGTCTGATCC
This is a stretch of genomic DNA from Carya illinoinensis cultivar Pawnee chromosome 3, C.illinoinensisPawnee_v1, whole genome shotgun sequence. It encodes these proteins:
- the LOC122302374 gene encoding ethylene-responsive transcription factor ERF020, with the protein product MRCSSEESGDVACSSSQKKYKGVRQRKWGKWVSEIRVPGSQERLWLGSYATPEAAAVARDVAFYCLRGPSALDYLNFPLMLPYGVRNGMSPRSVQKAASDAGMAIDAQLIAHKLPEKEVTREEKSGTVAPGLETACTWEFVGDNSCGTWEGSDQRIEAGDDQAFSISVEDYL
- the LOC122302368 gene encoding probable serine/threonine-protein kinase At1g09600, producing MGCICSKRASAKEKVDEYEREKELNKSSAQLVPTASSKRVGGGLDGSLRPRPPVSGTTSQASLGSLIASNNEVKKMMVMDGPSDGHHQRSATTDMGSSGGNPEMSRIVSMSHGVRGEKVTAGWPSWLTSVAGDAIKGLVPRRAESFEKLDKIGQGTYSSVYKARDLETGKIVALKKVRFLNMDPESVRFMAREIHILRKLDHPNVMKLEGLVTSRMSSSLYLVFEYMEHDLAGLVATHSIKFTAPQIKCYIQQLLCGLEHCHSRGVLHRDIKGSNLLIDNNGVLKIGDFGLATFYEPDQKQPLTSRVVTLWYRAPELLLGATEYGAAIDLWSAGCILAELFAGKHIMPGRTEVEQVHKIFKLCGSPSEVYWQRSRWAHASSFKPQRQYKRCVAETFKDLPSSALSLVDKLLSVEPENRGSAASALESDFFTTEPLPCDPSSLPKYPPSKEFDAKLRGQEEKRRKAETVKGRGSEYVRRGFGDTKVVPTPEFNAQGQSNSKTSSHKYDPLEDGGSGFRMEPPGGASQSGYSHSNSMVHPKAVGASWNKTAAPARNNGDSKMKKSHMLQAAPVPSNTPLNKDERMSGKEMGYVPKKNRIHYSGLLMPAGGNIDDMLREHERQIQQAVRKARLDKTKDQ